One stretch of Rhizobium rhizoryzae DNA includes these proteins:
- the rimP gene encoding ribosome maturation factor RimP, translating to MQENQKEPRLIVETGLDLRIAEIIEPTLDAMDFRLVRVRLLNLNGLTLQVMCERNDGTMTVEDCEQVSMAISPVLDVEDPVDKAYHLEVSSPGIDRPMVRKSDFARWSGHIVKCETSILLDNRKRFRGKITEADDEGFTLERDQIGYGEEPRLRVPFTALAEAKLILTDDLIRDALRADKLAKAEAANQNDADEE from the coding sequence ATGCAGGAAAACCAGAAGGAACCGCGTCTCATCGTCGAGACGGGCCTCGATCTCAGGATCGCCGAAATCATTGAACCCACTCTCGACGCGATGGATTTTCGTCTTGTGCGGGTGCGTTTGCTGAACCTCAACGGTTTGACCCTTCAGGTCATGTGCGAGCGCAACGACGGTACGATGACCGTTGAAGACTGCGAGCAGGTTTCGATGGCGATTTCTCCGGTTCTCGATGTGGAAGATCCCGTCGATAAGGCGTATCATCTGGAAGTATCGTCGCCCGGAATCGACCGGCCCATGGTTCGCAAGTCTGATTTTGCCCGTTGGTCCGGTCATATCGTGAAATGCGAGACCTCCATCCTGCTGGATAACCGCAAGCGTTTTCGCGGCAAGATTACCGAGGCAGACGACGAAGGCTTCACGCTGGAGCGCGACCAGATCGGCTACGGGGAAGAGCCCCGCCTGCGTGTTCCGTTCACAGCCCTGGCGGAAGCCAAGCTGATCCTGACGGATGATCTGATCCGCGACGCCCTGCGCGCCGACAAACTGGCCAAGGCGGAAGCCGCGAACCAGAACGACGCTGACGAAGAGTAA
- a CDS encoding TonB family protein: MMTSTAGRWKRRLGEAALWTGASSLVLTAHLAAAAVLLRHEPEESGDLAPPAAIMIELAAVPEAAATEETVVSEETQDSLEVKTEQSKPVEQAELTPDAQPVPEPEPTPEPSAEQPLETAMLKPEPPPIEEKPEPVQETTQTIPQEIPEPVEQPAEQQLTMLEHVEVPLPAARPAPETPKPVVTQKPEPKPEKKVEQRKPKPQPPAAKATVQAKADVQESTRTAAAATSSATGTSSVSPAKWQAKLAAHLARQRGKCPANGRGSTAYVSFRIDGGGNLSAVSLARSSGFGDFDDYMVDLVRRASPVPPPPSGIGNKVTVPLGYRNC; this comes from the coding sequence ATGATGACATCCACAGCCGGCAGATGGAAACGAAGACTGGGTGAAGCAGCCCTGTGGACCGGGGCAAGTTCGCTGGTTCTAACCGCGCATCTGGCTGCGGCCGCTGTTCTGCTGCGTCATGAGCCGGAGGAGAGCGGTGATCTTGCGCCGCCTGCCGCGATCATGATCGAGCTTGCAGCGGTTCCGGAAGCCGCAGCGACCGAGGAAACGGTTGTGTCCGAAGAAACGCAAGACTCGCTTGAGGTCAAGACAGAGCAAAGCAAACCGGTTGAGCAGGCCGAGTTGACGCCTGACGCACAGCCCGTCCCGGAACCTGAGCCAACACCGGAACCGTCAGCAGAGCAGCCTCTGGAAACTGCCATGCTCAAACCGGAGCCGCCACCGATCGAGGAGAAGCCGGAACCGGTGCAGGAAACCACCCAGACCATTCCACAAGAGATTCCGGAGCCCGTTGAACAACCGGCGGAACAACAACTGACCATGTTGGAGCATGTCGAGGTTCCTTTGCCCGCAGCCCGCCCTGCCCCGGAGACGCCAAAGCCGGTGGTGACGCAGAAGCCCGAGCCGAAGCCTGAAAAGAAGGTAGAACAGCGCAAGCCAAAGCCGCAGCCGCCGGCAGCGAAAGCTACCGTACAGGCAAAGGCCGACGTTCAGGAATCGACGCGGACAGCTGCAGCCGCCACATCCAGCGCAACTGGCACGTCTTCCGTTTCACCGGCGAAGTGGCAGGCCAAGCTTGCGGCGCATCTGGCCCGTCAGCGCGGAAAGTGCCCGGCCAATGGACGTGGTAGCACCGCCTATGTGAGCTTCCGGATTGATGGTGGCGGAAATCTGAGCGCCGTTTCGCTGGCGCGTTCTTCGGGCTTTGGCGATTTCGATGACTACATGGTGGATCTGGTTCGCCGGGCCTCTCCCGTGCCGCCACCGCCTTCGGGCATCGGCAACAAGGTTACGGTTCCGCTCGGCTATAGAAACTGCTAA
- a CDS encoding Ldh family oxidoreductase translates to MHISLSELERQIASVFEANGVPATAALSVAKSLVAAEAAGQSGHGLRRVQAYVAQARSGKVKPDAHVAVIQPRPSMLSIDAGLGFAYPAIDIAVDRLVPLAKSQGIAAAAIHRSHHAGVLALTVERFAEKGLIALMFANAPASMAPWGGRRPLFGTNPIAFGLPVPGQEPIIIDLALSKVARGKVMEAHQKGTSIPDDWALDPDGNPTTDATIALTGTMAPAGGAKGAALALMVEVLAASLTGANYSFEASSLFDDQGPAPALGHFIIAIDPCAAAGERVNSRIQLLAEEMSREEGVRLPGRRGLGLRALALQNGLEVDDSLMQAIEKLIVRH, encoded by the coding sequence ATGCATATTTCGCTTTCCGAACTCGAACGTCAGATCGCTTCCGTTTTCGAAGCCAATGGCGTTCCTGCGACAGCCGCACTGTCTGTTGCGAAAAGCCTTGTTGCGGCAGAGGCGGCTGGACAATCCGGGCATGGCCTGAGACGCGTGCAGGCCTACGTCGCGCAGGCGCGGTCCGGAAAGGTGAAGCCGGACGCACATGTTGCCGTGATCCAACCGCGACCTTCGATGCTTTCAATCGATGCAGGGTTGGGTTTTGCTTATCCGGCCATCGACATTGCCGTTGATCGGCTCGTTCCGCTTGCGAAGAGCCAAGGTATTGCGGCGGCGGCCATTCATCGCTCGCACCACGCAGGCGTTCTGGCGCTGACGGTGGAGCGGTTTGCCGAGAAGGGTCTCATTGCCCTGATGTTTGCCAATGCTCCGGCATCCATGGCGCCATGGGGTGGCAGACGGCCGCTTTTCGGCACGAACCCCATAGCGTTTGGTTTGCCCGTTCCAGGGCAGGAGCCGATCATCATTGATCTCGCCCTGTCGAAAGTCGCGCGCGGCAAGGTTATGGAGGCGCACCAGAAGGGTACATCAATACCGGATGACTGGGCTCTGGATCCTGACGGAAACCCCACGACCGATGCAACGATCGCCCTGACCGGCACCATGGCCCCCGCTGGAGGCGCCAAGGGAGCCGCTTTGGCCTTGATGGTGGAGGTTTTGGCGGCCAGCCTGACCGGCGCCAACTATTCTTTCGAGGCAAGCTCGCTTTTCGACGATCAAGGGCCCGCTCCGGCACTCGGCCATTTCATCATCGCGATTGATCCCTGCGCGGCTGCCGGTGAACGCGTCAACAGTCGTATTCAGCTTCTTGCGGAGGAGATGTCTCGCGAAGAAGGTGTACGATTGCCTGGCCGACGGGGTCTGGGTCTGCGCGCGCTTGCCCTTCAGAACGGGCTAGAGGTGGATGATAGCCTGATGCAGGCAATCGAAAAGCTGATTGTGCGTCACTGA
- the nusA gene encoding transcription termination factor NusA, translating to MAVSANRLELLQIADAVAREKVIDREIVLAAMADAIQKAARSRYGTESNIRADINSKTGEIRLQRLLEVVEHAEDYTTQIPLALARDRNVDAKIGDFIADPLPPMDFGRIAAQSAKQVIVQKVREAERDRQYDEFKDRVGEIVNGTVKRVEYGNVIVDLGRGEGIIRRDEMIPRENMRYGDRVRAYVYDVRREQRGPQIFLSRTHPQFMVKLFTMEVPEIYDGIIQIKSVARDPGSRAKIAVISNDSSIDPVGACVGMRGSRVQAVVGELQGEKIDIIPWSGDPASFIVNALQPAEVAKVVLDEDAERIEVVVPDEQLSLAIGRRGQNVRLASQLTGWDIDIMTEQEESERRQKEFNERTNLFMDALDVDEMVGQVLASEGFAQVEELAYVELGEIASIDGFDEDTANEIQTRAREYLDRIEAEMDAKRRELGVSDELRQIDGLTAKMLVALGEDGIKTVEDFAGCAADDLVGWSERKDGETKKFEGLFSKFDVSRVEAENMVLQARLAAGWITQEDLAREQAALEEEAVDEEADAAAEQ from the coding sequence ATGGCAGTGAGTGCGAACCGGCTTGAACTTCTGCAAATCGCAGATGCAGTGGCGCGCGAAAAGGTCATCGACCGCGAAATCGTGCTGGCCGCTATGGCCGATGCTATCCAGAAGGCCGCTCGTTCGCGTTACGGCACGGAAAGCAATATCCGCGCGGACATCAATTCCAAGACGGGCGAGATCCGCCTTCAGCGCCTGCTGGAAGTCGTGGAACATGCGGAAGACTACACGACCCAGATTCCGCTCGCTCTGGCCCGTGACCGCAACGTCGACGCCAAGATCGGCGACTTCATTGCCGATCCGCTGCCACCGATGGATTTCGGCCGTATCGCTGCACAGTCTGCCAAGCAGGTTATCGTGCAGAAGGTTCGTGAAGCCGAGCGCGATCGCCAGTATGACGAATTCAAGGATCGTGTCGGCGAAATCGTCAACGGAACGGTCAAGCGCGTCGAATACGGCAACGTCATCGTCGACCTTGGCCGTGGCGAAGGCATTATTCGCCGTGACGAGATGATCCCGCGCGAAAACATGCGCTATGGTGACCGCGTTCGTGCCTACGTTTACGACGTTCGCCGTGAACAGCGTGGCCCACAGATTTTCCTCTCGCGTACCCATCCGCAGTTCATGGTGAAGCTGTTCACCATGGAAGTGCCGGAAATCTACGATGGCATCATCCAGATCAAGTCGGTTGCTCGCGACCCGGGTTCTCGCGCCAAGATTGCCGTCATTTCAAACGACAGCTCGATCGATCCCGTCGGCGCCTGCGTTGGTATGCGCGGTAGCCGAGTTCAGGCGGTCGTCGGCGAACTTCAGGGCGAAAAGATCGATATCATTCCGTGGTCGGGCGATCCGGCTTCGTTCATCGTCAACGCACTGCAACCTGCGGAAGTGGCCAAGGTGGTTCTTGATGAAGATGCAGAGCGCATCGAAGTCGTGGTGCCGGACGAGCAGCTTTCGCTGGCCATCGGTCGTCGTGGCCAGAACGTTCGTCTTGCCTCGCAGCTGACGGGCTGGGATATCGACATCATGACGGAGCAGGAAGAATCCGAGCGCCGCCAGAAGGAATTCAACGAGCGCACGAACCTGTTCATGGATGCGCTCGACGTCGACGAAATGGTGGGTCAGGTTCTGGCGTCCGAAGGCTTTGCGCAGGTCGAGGAACTGGCTTACGTTGAACTTGGCGAAATCGCCTCTATCGACGGTTTCGACGAAGATACGGCCAACGAGATCCAGACGCGTGCTCGTGAATATCTCGACCGGATCGAAGCCGAAATGGATGCAAAACGCCGGGAACTCGGCGTATCCGACGAATTGCGCCAGATCGACGGCCTGACGGCAAAGATGCTCGTTGCGCTTGGCGAAGACGGTATCAAGACCGTAGAGGATTTCGCCGGTTGCGCTGCAGACGATCTGGTTGGCTGGTCCGAGCGCAAGGACGGTGAGACCAAGAAATTCGAAGGCCTCTTTTCAAAGTTCGACGTTTCCCGCGTGGAAGCGGAAAACATGGTCCTGCAGGCGCGCCTGGCTGCTGGCTGGATCACGCAGGAAGATCTGGCTCGCGAACAGGCTGCTCTTGAAGAAGAGGCCGTTGACGAGGAGGCGGACGCCGCTGCCGAACAATGA
- the exbB gene encoding tonB-system energizer ExbB, with the protein MLLVATCLAFIALPVLAQTEQPSTPQTQQAAPAVTAPLDRSAPAAPGQTTPSTGATSAATPPAGDAPQGKSIVEATGQALSQLLPSGERSDIPHNLSPLGMFMAADWVVKSVMIGLALASLLTWTVWLAKSLELMGARRRATAIVEAVRQSRTLADAIVLAERRKGPAATMLHEAARELKLSETTLDHADNSGVKERVASVLSRIEVGAGRRMMRGTGALATIGSVGPFVGLFGTVWGIMNSFIGISESQTTNLAVVAPGIAEALLATAIGLVAAIPAVVIYNIFARSITGYRQLLADAAAGVERLVSRDLDFRKVPPGQRTKPNVSLMAGE; encoded by the coding sequence ATGCTTCTGGTGGCAACCTGCCTTGCATTTATTGCCCTGCCAGTCCTTGCGCAAACCGAGCAGCCTTCAACTCCCCAGACCCAGCAAGCCGCCCCGGCAGTTACGGCACCTTTGGACCGGAGCGCTCCTGCTGCCCCTGGGCAGACCACGCCGTCAACCGGTGCTACTTCGGCAGCAACGCCGCCAGCCGGCGACGCGCCACAGGGTAAGTCAATTGTCGAGGCAACGGGTCAAGCGCTCTCCCAGTTGCTCCCAAGCGGCGAGCGCTCGGACATTCCCCATAATCTTTCGCCTCTCGGCATGTTCATGGCCGCCGATTGGGTGGTCAAGAGCGTCATGATCGGCCTTGCGCTGGCCTCTCTGCTGACCTGGACGGTCTGGCTGGCCAAATCTCTGGAACTTATGGGCGCGCGGCGGCGCGCGACGGCAATCGTGGAGGCGGTTCGTCAGTCGCGCACACTGGCGGACGCCATTGTGCTTGCGGAGCGGCGTAAAGGTCCGGCTGCCACCATGCTTCATGAGGCAGCACGCGAACTCAAGCTTTCCGAGACCACGCTCGATCATGCCGACAATTCAGGCGTCAAGGAGCGCGTCGCGTCGGTACTTTCACGGATCGAGGTCGGCGCGGGTCGCCGGATGATGCGCGGGACCGGTGCACTTGCTACGATTGGCTCCGTCGGACCCTTCGTTGGACTGTTCGGGACCGTCTGGGGGATCATGAACTCCTTCATCGGCATTTCCGAATCCCAGACGACCAACCTTGCTGTTGTTGCACCCGGCATTGCTGAAGCGCTGCTGGCGACTGCGATCGGTCTGGTAGCCGCCATTCCTGCCGTGGTGATCTACAACATCTTTGCCCGGTCCATTACCGGTTACCGGCAGTTACTGGCCGATGCCGCCGCAGGTGTCGAGCGGCTGGTGAGCCGCGATCTGGATTTCCGCAAAGTGCCGCCTGGCCAGCGTACAAAGCCTAACGTGTCGCTGATGGCGGGAGAGTGA
- the infB gene encoding translation initiation factor IF-2, producing MTDSKDDKTLSVSGKKTLTLKPSGMSQGTVRQDMGRGRTKAVVVETRKRRPLRPEDEKPITPVAAPVAAAPAAQPPRPVEQAPVQQARPAAPAPQPARPAPQSPQRVHQPSSQNQRPQQGNSRPQQNNSRPNNDRPRGAVLHDLSASEMDARRRALAEAQARDIIEAKQRAEDEARRKVEEERRAAEQRAEEERRAAEAKAQALAEPAAPATAQPAPAAEAPAERSQSAAPVTARPRENNNRPQPPRAAPAAPAPQPGLPVRGRKPSDDEDDDRGPARSGPARGKVAAPAPAKVPARPKEDDRRRGKLTVTTADVDDDGSSRGRSMAAMRRRQEKFRRSQMQETREKVMREVILPETITIQELSQRMSERAVDVIKYLMKEGQMMKPGDVIDADLAELIATEFGHTVKRVSESDVEEGIFNVKDDEGELVSRPPVVTIMGHVDHGKTSLLDAIRHANVVAGEAGGITQHIGAYQVEQNGQKITFIDTPGHAAFTAMRARGAQATDIAILVVAADDSVMPQTIESINHAKAAGVPIIVAINKVDKPTADPQKVRTQLLQHEVFVESMGGEVLDVEVSAKNKTNLDKLLEAILLQAEILDLKANPNRTAEGTVIEAELDRGRGAVATVLIQKGTLRPGQIIVAGDQWGRVRALVNDKGEHVKEAGPAMPVEVLGLSGTPAAGDKFAVVENEARAREISEYRQRLARDKAAARQSGSRGSLEQMMNQLQSSGMKEFPLVIKGDVQGSIEAIAGALDKLGTDEVRARIVHSAVGGVTESDISLAEASNAAIIGFNVRANAQARSLAEREGIEIRYYNIIYDLVDDVKAAMSGLLSPERRETFLGNAEILEVFNITKVGKVAGCRVVEGKVERGAGVRLVRDNVVIHEGKLKTLKRFKDEVSEVPVGQECGMAFENYEDIRAGDTIECFRVEHVTRTL from the coding sequence ATGACCGACAGTAAAGACGACAAGACACTCAGCGTATCGGGCAAGAAAACCCTCACCCTGAAGCCGTCAGGGATGAGCCAGGGTACCGTGCGCCAGGATATGGGTCGCGGTCGCACCAAAGCGGTTGTGGTTGAAACCCGCAAGCGCCGCCCTCTCCGCCCCGAAGACGAAAAGCCGATCACGCCTGTTGCGGCTCCCGTTGCAGCAGCACCGGCTGCCCAGCCGCCGCGCCCCGTAGAGCAGGCTCCTGTTCAGCAGGCACGCCCCGCAGCGCCCGCGCCGCAGCCCGCCCGTCCGGCGCCGCAGTCACCCCAGCGCGTTCATCAGCCGAGCTCGCAGAACCAGCGGCCGCAGCAGGGTAATTCCCGCCCCCAGCAGAACAACTCGCGTCCGAACAACGACCGTCCGCGCGGTGCAGTGCTGCACGACCTTTCCGCATCGGAAATGGATGCACGCCGCCGCGCCCTGGCAGAAGCTCAGGCACGCGATATCATCGAAGCCAAGCAGCGTGCCGAAGACGAGGCCCGTCGCAAGGTTGAGGAAGAGCGTCGCGCTGCAGAACAGCGTGCCGAAGAAGAGCGTCGTGCTGCGGAGGCAAAGGCTCAGGCGCTCGCCGAGCCTGCTGCGCCCGCCACTGCACAGCCAGCTCCGGCTGCAGAGGCTCCAGCGGAACGTTCCCAGTCTGCGGCTCCGGTCACGGCTCGCCCGCGCGAAAACAACAACCGTCCCCAGCCGCCCCGTGCGGCTCCGGCCGCACCTGCCCCGCAGCCTGGTCTGCCGGTTCGTGGTCGCAAGCCATCGGATGACGAAGACGATGATCGCGGTCCAGCCCGTAGCGGTCCGGCGCGTGGCAAGGTTGCCGCCCCGGCTCCGGCCAAGGTTCCGGCCCGTCCGAAGGAAGACGATCGCCGCCGCGGCAAGCTGACGGTGACCACCGCCGATGTGGATGATGACGGTTCCTCGCGTGGCCGCTCGATGGCTGCCATGCGCCGCCGTCAGGAAAAGTTCCGCCGCAGCCAGATGCAGGAAACGCGTGAAAAGGTCATGCGCGAAGTCATCCTGCCGGAAACGATCACGATCCAGGAACTTTCGCAGCGTATGTCCGAACGCGCTGTCGACGTGATCAAGTACCTGATGAAGGAAGGTCAGATGATGAAGCCGGGCGACGTCATCGACGCCGACCTTGCAGAACTCATCGCAACCGAATTCGGCCATACCGTGAAGCGCGTTTCCGAGTCGGACGTTGAAGAAGGTATCTTCAACGTGAAGGACGATGAAGGCGAGCTGGTTTCGCGTCCGCCGGTCGTGACCATCATGGGCCACGTCGACCACGGCAAGACCTCGCTTCTCGACGCCATCCGTCACGCCAACGTCGTTGCTGGCGAAGCTGGTGGTATTACGCAGCATATCGGTGCCTATCAGGTCGAACAGAACGGCCAGAAGATTACCTTCATCGATACGCCCGGCCACGCCGCCTTTACGGCCATGCGTGCCCGTGGTGCGCAAGCGACGGACATTGCAATCCTCGTGGTTGCGGCCGACGACAGCGTGATGCCGCAGACGATCGAATCGATCAACCACGCGAAGGCGGCCGGCGTGCCGATCATCGTGGCGATCAACAAGGTGGACAAGCCGACGGCTGATCCGCAGAAGGTGCGCACGCAGCTTCTGCAGCATGAAGTCTTCGTCGAATCCATGGGTGGTGAAGTTCTTGACGTCGAAGTTTCGGCAAAGAACAAGACCAACCTCGACAAGCTTCTTGAAGCTATCCTGCTGCAGGCCGAAATTCTCGACCTGAAGGCCAATCCGAACCGGACGGCTGAAGGTACGGTTATCGAAGCCGAGCTCGACCGTGGTCGCGGTGCCGTTGCGACCGTTCTGATCCAGAAGGGTACTCTGCGTCCGGGCCAGATCATCGTGGCGGGCGATCAGTGGGGCCGCGTTCGCGCGCTGGTCAACGACAAGGGTGAGCACGTCAAGGAAGCCGGTCCGGCCATGCCTGTCGAGGTTCTTGGCCTGTCGGGCACACCTGCTGCCGGTGACAAGTTCGCCGTCGTCGAGAACGAAGCACGTGCTCGCGAAATCTCCGAGTACCGCCAGCGTCTGGCCCGTGACAAGGCGGCAGCACGCCAGTCCGGTTCGCGCGGCTCGCTCGAGCAGATGATGAACCAGCTCCAGAGCTCCGGCATGAAGGAGTTCCCGCTGGTCATTAAGGGTGACGTGCAGGGCTCGATCGAAGCCATTGCCGGCGCTCTCGACAAGCTCGGCACCGACGAGGTTCGTGCCCGCATCGTTCACTCCGCAGTGGGTGGCGTGACGGAATCGGATATCTCACTCGCTGAAGCGTCGAACGCAGCCATCATCGGCTTCAACGTTCGTGCTAACGCACAGGCTCGCTCGCTGGCTGAACGCGAAGGTATCGAAATTCGCTATTACAACATCATCTACGATCTGGTGGATGACGTGAAGGCAGCGATGTCGGGTCTTCTGTCGCCGGAACGTCGCGAGACCTTCCTCGGCAATGCCGAAATCCTCGAGGTCTTCAACATCACGAAGGTCGGCAAGGTTGCCGGTTGCCGTGTCGTGGAAGGCAAGGTCGAGCGCGGCGCAGGCGTGCGTCTGGTTCGCGACAACGTGGTCATCCACGAAGGCAAGCTCAAGACACTCAAGCGCTTCAAGGACGAAGTCTCTGAAGTACCGGTGGGTCAAGAATGCGGTATGGCCTTCGAAAACTACGAAGACATTCGCGCTGGCGACACCATCGAGTGCTTCCGTGTCGAACACGTTACACGCACACTCTGA
- the exbD gene encoding TonB system transport protein ExbD, with amino-acid sequence MAGGIRENHGDDLSENHEINVTPFIDVMLVLLIIFMVAAPLATVDVNVDLPASTAKPAQRPDQPLYLTVKEDLSLNLGNDPVAREQLSQALEAQTQGNKDTRIFLRADKMVDYGHFMEVMNLLRDAGYLKIALVGLETVGVPSTTTPALGP; translated from the coding sequence ATGGCAGGTGGAATTCGCGAAAACCATGGGGATGATCTGAGCGAGAATCATGAGATCAATGTCACCCCTTTCATCGATGTCATGCTCGTTCTGCTGATCATCTTCATGGTGGCGGCGCCGCTCGCGACAGTGGATGTCAATGTCGATCTCCCCGCCTCGACCGCGAAACCGGCCCAGAGACCTGACCAACCGCTGTATCTGACCGTCAAGGAAGATCTTAGCCTTAACCTTGGCAATGACCCCGTAGCGCGCGAGCAGCTTTCACAGGCTCTGGAAGCGCAGACACAGGGCAACAAGGATACGCGGATCTTCCTGCGTGCCGACAAGATGGTGGACTACGGCCACTTCATGGAAGTCATGAACCTTTTGCGCGATGCTGGTTATTTGAAGATCGCTCTTGTGGGCCTGGAAACGGTTGGCGTTCCATCAACGACGACACCGGCACTAGGGCCTTGA
- a CDS encoding RNA-binding protein gives MIAAADARDHAADEEELVVNDRTCIVSRKTFDPHELIRFVAGPQGQVVPDLKRQLPGRGCWVKAERDLVELAIKRKLFARALKRDVKAEPDLGLMVERLLVTDLVGMMSMARKAGQFISGAMKVDNAVRTGEAVGVFHAADAAADGVRKIDQARKAWRLGTDAEEEIPSFRLFSAAEMDELMGQNAFIHAAALAGQAGEGVVKRATMLETYRNGGHSGADGGAGRSDT, from the coding sequence ATGATTGCGGCGGCTGACGCCCGTGATCACGCAGCGGATGAAGAGGAACTCGTGGTGAACGATCGTACCTGTATCGTGAGCCGCAAGACCTTCGACCCTCATGAACTGATCCGGTTCGTTGCCGGCCCGCAGGGGCAGGTTGTGCCGGATCTGAAGCGGCAATTACCCGGTCGTGGATGCTGGGTGAAGGCGGAACGGGATCTGGTGGAGCTCGCGATCAAACGCAAGCTCTTCGCCAGGGCTCTCAAGCGGGACGTGAAGGCCGAGCCCGATCTGGGCCTGATGGTCGAGCGCCTGCTGGTAACCGATCTGGTCGGGATGATGAGCATGGCTCGCAAGGCGGGACAGTTCATCTCCGGCGCGATGAAGGTGGATAATGCCGTGCGGACCGGCGAAGCGGTCGGCGTGTTTCACGCTGCCGATGCCGCCGCAGATGGCGTGCGAAAGATTGACCAGGCCCGCAAGGCCTGGAGGCTCGGAACGGATGCCGAGGAGGAGATTCCCTCTTTCCGGCTCTTCTCCGCAGCCGAAATGGACGAACTGATGGGCCAGAATGCTTTTATCCATGCCGCGGCGCTTGCCGGACAGGCGGGTGAAGGTGTAGTGAAGCGCGCAACCATGCTCGAAACGTACCGCAATGGCGGTCACTCCGGAGCAGATGGTGGCGCTGGCCGGTCAGACACATGA
- a CDS encoding MFS transporter: MRFNVPERISSFAPFRHQTFREIWLASVVSNFGGLVQAVGAAWMMTAISSSENMVALVQASQALPIMLFSLIAGALADNFDRRAIMISAQGFMLIVSVFLAVFAWVDLLTPWLLLAFTFLIGCGTALNNPSWQASVGDLVPRPVLPAAVSLNSVGFNITRSVGPAIGGIIVASFGAAAAFAVNAMSYISLIFALSRWKPETPDNRLPRETLGRALSAGFGYVAMSPKLINVLFRSLLFGVSASAILALLPLVARDLVVGGPLTYGLMLGAFGVGAVIGALLNARIRETFSTEIIVRIAFTGFGVSAVTAALSSSTLLTCAILTIPGACWVLALSLFNTTVQLSTPRWVVGRALSFYQTATFGGIALGSWLWGMLAETYGVSTSLMIASLAMVFGALFGWRFALPSMEALNLDPANTFREPSLRLDLQPRSGPIVLLVDYTVREENVPAFLALMSERRRIRIRDGARQWALMRDLENPDIWTETYHTATWADYVRHNQRRTKADAEIWTQIRALHAGPDGPRVHRMLERQAIPPDHAREDVFHKSALDLH, encoded by the coding sequence ATGAGGTTCAACGTGCCCGAGCGCATCTCATCCTTTGCGCCCTTCCGTCACCAGACCTTCCGTGAAATCTGGCTCGCAAGCGTCGTTTCCAATTTCGGCGGTCTGGTGCAAGCGGTCGGTGCCGCCTGGATGATGACGGCGATCTCCAGTTCGGAAAACATGGTGGCGCTTGTTCAAGCCTCGCAGGCTCTGCCGATCATGCTGTTTTCCCTGATTGCCGGGGCGCTGGCGGACAATTTCGACCGTCGGGCGATCATGATCTCCGCGCAGGGGTTCATGCTCATTGTCTCGGTTTTTCTGGCAGTGTTTGCCTGGGTGGATCTTCTGACACCCTGGCTGCTGCTGGCCTTCACCTTCCTCATCGGCTGCGGAACGGCGCTCAACAATCCATCCTGGCAGGCCTCCGTCGGGGATCTCGTCCCGCGTCCGGTCCTTCCTGCCGCGGTCTCCTTGAACAGCGTCGGCTTCAATATCACCCGCAGTGTCGGCCCTGCCATCGGCGGCATTATCGTGGCCTCTTTCGGAGCGGCCGCGGCCTTCGCCGTCAATGCCATGAGCTACATCTCCCTGATCTTTGCCCTGTCGCGCTGGAAGCCCGAAACACCGGACAACCGGCTTCCGCGCGAGACTCTCGGGAGAGCGCTTTCGGCGGGCTTTGGCTACGTGGCCATGTCTCCGAAGCTCATCAATGTCCTGTTTCGCAGCCTCCTCTTCGGCGTCTCCGCCAGCGCCATTCTGGCGCTGCTGCCGCTGGTCGCGCGCGATCTTGTCGTGGGTGGTCCGCTGACTTACGGTCTGATGCTCGGTGCCTTTGGCGTGGGTGCCGTGATCGGCGCCCTTTTGAATGCGCGCATTCGCGAAACATTTTCGACGGAGATCATCGTCCGCATCGCTTTCACCGGCTTCGGGGTGAGCGCTGTAACCGCTGCGCTCTCATCCTCCACGCTCCTGACCTGTGCAATCCTTACGATCCCTGGGGCGTGCTGGGTTCTGGCGCTTTCGCTGTTCAATACAACGGTGCAACTGTCGACACCGCGCTGGGTGGTCGGGCGCGCACTTTCCTTTTACCAGACAGCGACCTTCGGCGGTATCGCCCTAGGCAGCTGGCTCTGGGGCATGCTGGCGGAAACCTATGGCGTCTCAACCTCACTGATGATTGCCAGCCTTGCGATGGTCTTCGGCGCACTGTTCGGCTGGCGTTTCGCGCTTCCCTCCATGGAAGCCCTGAACCTCGATCCGGCCAACACCTTCCGCGAACCTTCGCTTCGGCTCGATCTCCAGCCAAGAAGCGGCCCGATCGTTCTGCTTGTTGACTATACGGTGCGCGAAGAAAACGTGCCCGCCTTCCTGGCGCTGATGTCCGAGCGACGCCGCATCCGTATTCGTGACGGTGCACGCCAGTGGGCCCTGATGCGGGACTTGGAAAACCCGGATATCTGGACGGAAACCTATCACACGGCCACCTGGGCGGATTATGTGCGTCATAATCAGCGCCGCACCAAGGCAGATGCGGAGATCTGGACCCAGATCCGGGCGCTCCACGCGGGGCCGGATGGTCCACGTGTCCATCGCATGCTGGAGCGGCAGGCCATACCTCCCGATCACGCCCGTGAGGATGTCTTCCACAAATCGGCGCTCGATCTCCATTGA